One window of Syngnathus acus chromosome 16, fSynAcu1.2, whole genome shotgun sequence genomic DNA carries:
- the oprd1b gene encoding opioid receptor, delta 1b, producing MMEFATFPPDDLYVSLIPFNASLPDALLLGPPRGVGTNWTNGTNGTNGTSASVGRDTARVVIAVCITALYSLICVVGLLGNVLVMYGVVRYTKMKTATNIYIFNLALADALATSTLPFQSANYLMRTWPFGQLLCKLVIAIDYYNMFTSIFTLTMMSVDRYVAVCHPVKALDFRTPAKAKIINIAIWILSSVIAVPVMIMAVTKVTDKGSVDCRIVFPKPEWYWDTVTKICVFIFAFLVPVFVITVCYGLMILRLKSVRLLSGSKEKDRNLRRITRMVLVVVAAFIICWTPIHIFIIVKTMVNINHNNLLVMASWHLCIALGYTNSSLNPVLYAFLDENFKRCFRDFCLPYRTRTDKHSFSRGRNSTREPASVCAPAKRDRQPA from the exons ATGATGGAGTTCGCTACTTTCCCACCGGATGACTTGTATGTGTCGTTAATTCCCTTCAATGCCAGCCTCCCCGACGCGCTCCTACTCGGACCGCCAAGAGGCGTCGGGACCAACT GGACCAACGGTACCAATGGGACCAACGGTACCAGCGCGTCCGTGGGTCGCGACACGGCGAGGGTTGTCATCGCTGTGTGCATCACCGCCCTCTACTCGCTTATTTGCGTGGTGGGACTGTTGGGTAACGTTCTCGTCATGTACGGCGTGGTCAG GTACACCAAGATGAAAACAGCCACCAACATCTATATCTTCAACTTGGCCCTGGCGGACGCCCTGGCTACCAGCACCTTGCCCTTCCAGAGCGCCAATTACCTCATGCGCACGTGGCCGTTCGGGCAGCTCCTGTGCAAATTGGTCATCGCCATCGACTACTACAACATGTTCACCAGCATCTTCACGCTCACCATGATGAGCGTGGACCGCTACGTGGCCGTCTGTCACCCCGTTAAGGCCCTGGATTTCCGTACGCCAGCCAAGGCTAAGATCATCAACATCGCAATCTGGATTCTGTCGTCAGTTATTGCAGTACCTGTAATGATCATGGCCGTTACCAAGGTGACAGACAAAG gcAGCGTCGATTGCAGAATCGTATTTCCCAAACCCGAATGGTACTGGGACACGGTGACAAAAATCTGCGTGTTCATCTTTGCATTCCTGGTTCCCGTGTTTGTCATCACCGTCTGCTACGGTCTGATGATCCTACGCCTCAAGAGCGTCCGTCTTCTCTCCGGATCCAAAGAGAAGGACAGGAACCTGAGACGGATCACCCGGAtggtgctggtggtggtggcagcCTTCATCATCTGCTGGACTCCCATACACATCTTCATCATCGTCAAGACCATGGTGAACATCAATCACAATAACCTCCTGGTGATGGCGAGCTGGCATCTGTGCATCGCCCTGGGCTACACCAACAGCAGCCTCAACCCGGTCCTTTACGCCTTCCTGGATGAGAACTTCAAGAGGTGCTTCAGGGATTTCTGCCTGCCCTATCGCACACGTACGGACAAGCACAGCTTCTCCCGCGGCCGCAACAGCACCAGGGAGCCCGCGTCCGTTTGCGCTCCCGCCAAAAGAGACAGACAGCCGGCGTGA
- the rcc1 gene encoding LOW QUALITY PROTEIN: regulator of chromosome condensation (The sequence of the model RefSeq protein was modified relative to this genomic sequence to represent the inferred CDS: inserted 3 bases in 2 codons; deleted 1 base in 1 codon), with amino-acid sequence MTKDSSDTLLTTKKMSPKRKSQAIEEVNNTKKVKVYHRSHGKEAGHILVLGQGDVGQLGLGEDIIERKKPALVPLPEKIVQVVAGGMHTVCLSETGMVYTFGCNDEKALGRDTKEEGLKRLXGKVVLGEKVVQVSAGDSHTAALTEEGTVYVWGTFRDSNGVIGLLDPLKTSDVPTKVPLTEAVVKLYQVATSNDHLVMVTIKGNLYTSGTAEQGQLGRVPEQFSDRGGRKGLERLLTPQMVKXKGKSHFVDAFCGAYFTFALSKDGHIYGFGLSNYQQLGTKSSKMYFVPMKLTCFKNSTSTWVDFSGGQHHTVCLNSEGQVYSLGRAEYGRLGLGEQAEEKNEPTAVSGIEPASRVTCGASVSYAVTKDGSAYAWGMGTNLQLGTGQEDDEWSPVKMTGKQLENCTVLMVSSGGQHTVLLVKDNQES; translated from the exons caaag TTTACCACAGGAGTCATGGCAAGGAGGCGGGCCACATTCTTGTTTTGGGTCAGGGTGATGTCGGACAGCTGGGCTTAGGAGAGGACATCATTGAGAGGAAAAAGCCCGCTCTGGTGCCGCTACCTGAGAAAATAGTGCAGGTGGTCGCCGGGGGCATGCATACTGTGTGCCTCAGTGAGACTGGCATG GTTTACACTTTTGGCTGCAATGATGAAAAGGCTCTTGGTCGGGACACAAAAGAGGAGGGTCTGAAACGACT CGGGAAGGTTGTGCTCGGGGAGAAAGTGGTCCAGGTGTCAGCGGGAGACAGCCACACTGCTGCACTAACCGAGGAAGGAACTGTGTACGTGTGGGGAACCTTCAGG GATAGTAATGGCGTTATAGGTCTCCTGGATCCTTTGAAAACAAGCGATGTTCCAACTAAAGTTCCCTTGACAGAAGCTGTCGTGAAGTTGTATCAGGTAGCGACGA GTAACGACCATCTTGTAATGGTGACCATAAAGGGAAATCTCTACACGTCAGGCACTGCC GAGCAGGGGCAGCTCGGAAGGGTGCCTGAGCAGTTTTCAGATCGGGGAGGCAGGAAAGGCCTTG AACGTCTGTTGACTCCTCAGATGGTCA TGAAGGGAAAGTCCCACTTTGTCGACGCTTTTTGCGGGGCTTACTTCACATTTGCTTTGTCCAAAGACGGGCACATTTATGGATTTGGCCTCTCCAACTATCAACAGTTGG GAACCAAAAGCTCAAAGATGTATTTCGTCCCCATGAAACTGACCTGCTTCAAAAATTCAACCTCCACCTGGGTTGATTTCTCTGGAGGACAACATCACACGGTCTGCCTCAACTCGGAAG GACAGGTGTACAGCCTGGGTAGAGCCGAGTATGGGCGCCTTGGCCTCGGCGAACAAGctgaagagaaaaatgaacCCACAGCCGTCAGTGGGATTGAACCAGCTAGCAGAGTGACATGCGGGGCATCCGTCAGCTATGCGGTCACCAAAGATG GGTCTGCGTACGCTTGGGGAATGGGCACCAATTTACAACTCGGCACAGGCCAGGAGGACGACGAGTGGAGCCCTGTGAAAATGACCGGCAAGCAGCTGGAAAACTGCACAGTTCTGATGGTGTCCAGTGGAGGGCAGCACACAGTGCTTTTGGTCAAAGACAATCAGGAAAGTTGA